tcctggtatagattgtagttttctgttatctaggcatctggtttccttggttacccctgtcagattttctcagaccagaatgggttcagttCTCAGAagggggttatattcagggtgtatcttagaagaatgacagactttcctgtgaagtctcCAGTCACTGCGCTTTTCCTAATGTGTCCAGCTGGTGGCACCTGTCACCCTGTCACTCCCAACttgtgtaaggagatgtggcaccttcagtttctgttttggctttttttcccccaggctctagggtccaGTTCTGAAGGtaagctgggccctacctccttactcttagggaacatacacccctagggagttattaTTTGCagttgaattgtctctctgactctatgactccacccctgtctgggtcagagtgatgggaactgaaagtggctgaggctttctccactgaaaatggctgtggctctctcctctgaatcCCTCAGGTTATAAGAgagtaaaagggaaagaaagcccccttttaaaGCCAGTACAAGGCCCCGCCCAGTTTCACTtttcagccagaggtaacacctggtcttctgggctcccctcccaGGACCATtgagtcttctggctctttaaggtcagttgtcactaaaagcttctgtctgctttttgggggtttgtagcttgtattcagcagcccacatttgtcaattaaaacgtcagttggagcttggttgagctatatttgctagctgggagagtgctgctccctaccacagcaaggttttgtaCCTCAGCctgctgttgggggagggggctgtcaGCATagttcctcagtttttacttacagagtttatgctgtgatttcaggcattcctcccaatccaggttggtgtacgatgtgtggacagtcacagttgtcccccagcagttattccaaattatttactagttgttcctggttgttcattagttgttccaggggactaactaaattccgctcttctctatgccaccatcttgctgacCTCCCTTGAATGctttatttttagtattaataATATAACATGAATTTCTTTATACCTACAAGCATTTAGAATATTTCATTTCAATATCTTTGTAAAAGTAAAATTACTAGATAAACGAATTTTAACATTGATAACAATGCTAATTttccctgtttgtttatttggatgTTTGGGCCAATTTTATGTCTCACCGAATGTATGTAAGAATGTTAAGCTTGGGGTGTCCTGAAGATTCAGGATCATTCCATTTTCTAATATTACTTACTATCTAAGTAAGAggaaatttatttgtaattttaatttgcatattttggtATATGAAGCTGACAGATTTCATGATATAATTGGCCATTTTCATTCCTAGAGAGTGGTAAAGGCAGCACTACTGCCCAGGTCCTTTGAGAACTAAAACTCCTCGGTCCCTTCCTAAGACTTAATGCTTTCTAAGCTGGAGTTACTCGGTGGCCATGTCTCCACCCAGCCTAAGCAGTCTCTGGAAACCCAGTCTGAGCTCCTGCATCCTGAGTGCATAGACCATGGGGTTGAGTGCAGGGGGGATGACATTGTGCAGTACATTAAGGAGTACAGGGATGAGGGGAAGCTTTTTCTCTACTAAGTGTGTGACAGACACCACGACGATAATTGAGTAGAAAAAGAGGATGAGGATGAGGTGGGAGCTACAGGTGCTCAGAGCCTTGGACATTGCTTCCCCTGAGTTCAGCCTGAACACAGAACGGAGGATTAGAGCATAGGAAGAAAACACCAGGGCCATGTCACTCCCAACCAGGACCCATGCTAAGATAAGTTGGTAAAATTTGTTCACAGTGATGTCATCACAAGCCAGGCTGATAACCCCCAAGTTAGAGCAGAGGCAGTGCTGAATCTCATTCCTGGAGCAGTAGTGTCTCTGGGCAGCCAGTATGGGCACTGGGATGGTCAACAGGCCATTCCTGAGCACCATGAATCCTGTGGCTTTGATCACAGAGGCTTCAGTGACTATGGAAGGGTATTGAAGGGGGTGATGGATGGCTATGTATCTGTCCACTGCCATGCAGAAGAAGATACCAGACTCCATGCAAAGGAAGTAATGGATGACATAGATTTGAGCAAAGCACTCAGGAAGGCTGATGGCCTTGGCATCAAACCAGAAGATGGCCAGGATCTTGGGCATGATGGTGGTGGCCAGGCCAATGTCCACCACTGATAATATGCCCAGAAAATGGTACATGGGCTCATGGAGCATGGGCTCATGTTGGATGGTGATCATGATGAGGAGATTGGCACCAAGAGCTAAGAGGTAGAGTAGAGCCAGAGGCAGGGAGAGCCAGTGCTGCCACTCATGAATTCCTGGGAGGCCCATCAGGATGAAGTGGGAATTCTGGAAGCTGGAACTGTTTGTAACACTGGTGGAGGTATCCATTGTACAGGTGCCCTGTTCTCAGTGTCTGTCCATAAAACTGAAATAGGAAGGAAATTGTGCTTGAAAGTGTGCATGACACTTATGATTACAGTCCCCTTTCTTGTGAACCAGTTCCTTTCATCATGACTAACCCTCATCTTTTCTTTGGCTCCTGGAAATATTCCACATAGCACAACAAAGAAAGGCAATATAAGTTCTACATGGAAAGGTTTGAATATTTATTTGTCATCTCAGTTGCCTGTCTAATAAGGAGGTCCAAATCCATTGATGATTATTTTACCACtaacagaaagaaaatgtcaATATTTGGTATATTTagtcccatttttctttttgtttttaagcatttTACCTCATTATATGGAgataagtttttattttgcctttgttaacattttgttCAAAGTCATGGAATGGGCATGCAGTAACTTATTCTTGAATGGTggaataaatgaactaaacagTTTTCCATATCATAAAGGACAATttgtaatcttcattttattacctGTTTTATCTTTCTACATTTGGCTATTCATTAATTTATGACCACATTTTGCTATTAATCTATTCAAGATTTTCAGGTTCTTTCCTTTGAATATAATTCAAAAGTATTATAAAAGTGGTACCTTTAAGGGCATGTCcagttaaaaattttatttctaatagtattttgatttaatttaaagaataatacctacacaagtaaaaaaattaaatgaaaatgaaaatatgtagtGTATTGTAAGACTCCCATTCTTATGGCAGCCAATGATACCAATTTCTTGGGAATCCTTCCAGAGATTTTGTAAAGGCAAAAGCGTATgtacattgggtatctgtgtgacatctgagactcagaattaGAATTCTGCctctctgaaagtcagcattactccatacagcaactgttaaagaaactgaataacAGATCAGACTCCaataagagatatgaatgaaacgaACCTGGTTAGGTCTAAGGTAAACCAGAATACAAAGTAAAGGATgattttgtctgtattttaaaacttcaacttctgtgtgagaccataAGAAGAGAGATTTATTGGCCCaaaattgaaattttctgtagcacactatctattttaacctgtctagtcagtttatttaaactaCCCA
This genomic stretch from Choloepus didactylus isolate mChoDid1 chromosome 6, mChoDid1.pri, whole genome shotgun sequence harbors:
- the LOC119537945 gene encoding olfactory receptor 56B4-like — translated: MDTSTSVTNSSSFQNSHFILMGLPGIHEWQHWLSLPLALLYLLALGANLLIMITIQHEPMLHEPMYHFLGILSVVDIGLATTIMPKILAIFWFDAKAISLPECFAQIYVIHYFLCMESGIFFCMAVDRYIAIHHPLQYPSIVTEASVIKATGFMVLRNGLLTIPVPILAAQRHYCSRNEIQHCLCSNLGVISLACDDITVNKFYQLILAWVLVGSDMALVFSSYALILRSVFRLNSGEAMSKALSTCSSHLILILFFYSIIVVVSVTHLVEKKLPLIPVLLNVLHNVIPPALNPMVYALRMQELRLGFQRLLRLGGDMATE